The bacterium genome includes the window CTTGCCCGGAAGGCTTATTCTCCGCGCCGGTGGATACCGCAGAAAGGTCGTGTTTTGTCCCGATTACCGCCTTTTCTTCAGGATGGCATTCTATACACAGCTCGGTCTGCTTGTTTTCCATGCGCAAAAAATTTTTTTTGTCGAAATGAGGGTCATGACACGTGGTACAGGAAAGTGTATTGTTTTTTGACAAGGTCAGTCTTTTTTGGGTTTGAGGCGTAGATACAAGATTTATATCTACAGGATGATATATTTCCCCGATTTGTTTTTTAGAGGCGCATTTGTTGTCAGCGTGGCATGTGGCGCATAAAAGTGTGGCGGTTTTTTCTTTTTCCGGGTCCAGCGGTTTTGACCAGAGCATGAAGCTGTTCCCGTTATGTACCGAATGGCAGGCCCCGCAGATACCGGACTCTTCCGCTGTTTTTCCCAATATGTTTTTTTCACCGGGCGCGGAATTGACCAGATTATGAGAAGTGTTTATTAACTTGTCTTTATCGGGATGACAGGTTAAACATAAAATTGGTTTTCCTTTTTGAGACACAATGGTTGTGGTTTCCGGCGCACTATGGATGATATGGCAGGCGGGACATCCCTTTGTTTTTGAGGCGGTTTCCTTTTCATCTTTTTGTTTAAAAAGATGGGTAACCGCGACCTCGCCTGCTTTGTTAACATGACAGCTCTGGCAAAGAGATTCAAGCGGTATCCGGAAAAAACCGGGTTCCTCGACCTTCTTTTTTGATATTCCATGGGGCCGGTGGCATGTCCCGCAGTAGATTTTTTTGTCTTTAGTCAGCGGGAGGTTTTCCGATATATTAGTTTGCGGAGATTGTTTTGTTATTATTGTATGGCCTTTGGCAATAATAGAATTTCTTGAGTCGCTTACTGAACCGTCGTGGCATGTATAACACATTTTCATATCGGAAGATAATATGTCCTGCTTTTCGATCAGGGAATTATCTTTTGTTAAGCGTTCAATATGGCACAGGGCGCATTCTATTTCTATCTCTTTGGATTTTTCAGCCCATGCATTGGAACAGGTAAACAAGAAAAATAAAATAAATATAATTTTTTTCACCCAGCTCTTCCTTTTTTCGTTAATGTCCAAACTAACTGATTTTACCCAATCCTTCCTTTTTATTCATTCAGGAAGGGCTGGGTTCATTTGTTATATATTATACCATAAAGTAATTTAAAGATTATCCTTCAAGCAGGGACATAAAAAAATAATAAAAAAGTAATGTAAAATATATTCTTGACCGATTATAATAATCATTGATATAATAAAACATTCCATTCTTATAAATTTCGGAGAAACCAATTAATATATTTAGAGGTATAATAATCATGGCTGAATTAAATAGAATTTTGGTTTTGGCTGGCGTGATAATTTTTTCTTCTCTGGCGTATTCGCAGGAAACAACGACCGTTTTGGATACAACTATTCGGAAACTGGACACTGCAAAAGCAGAACCGTCTCTTCCCGTAAAATGCACACAGGTTATTAATATCGGATATCGTATAGGGGGCCTGGCTGTTGATTCCAAAGGTAACTATTATGTAAATGGGGGGCGGGGTATAAACGCTGTTACAATTTTTAACCCGATGGGAGAGAAAACAGGAGATTTTATTTTGCAGGATGCCCAGATTCCTCCGCCTTCTGAAAACCAGTCGTCGATTAGAGGAATTGATATCGATCTTAATGAGAATATTTACCTTTGTAACGCAGGTTATAAGACAGTAGAGAAATTTACAAAAATAGGAGATTTTCTTAAAAAGATTTCCCTGCCTGTAAGCCCGAAACCGGAGTGGAATTATGCGCTTGGAGGTGTGGTTGTTGATGAAGAGGGTACCATCTATGTTGCCGCATACACCAAAATTATATATATTTTTGACAAAGAAGGAAATTTTTTAAGACAGTGGGTAAAATCGGATAAGGAGAAAGACCAATATGGTTATGTAAGGGCATTGGCGATTGACCGTTATAAAACCTCCAAGCTAAAAAGGATTTATGTGGGCGATGATTATACTAACAGAGTTTATGTGTTCACTAAAAAGGAAAGAAAATTACTTTTTTCTTTGGGAAGCCGCGGTTCTAGTCCGGGTGAAATGCTGGATATTACTGATTTAGATGTTGACAGTGACGGCAATATTTTTGTGTTGGACCGGGGGATGGGGTATTGTTCGGTTTTTAACAATGAAGGTAAGTTTCTTTTTAGATTCGGCCAGGGCGATAAATCGGGAGAAAAAAATTTAGCTTTCCCACTGGGTATTTTTATTGACCAGAAGAATAAAATACACATTTCTAATACTGAAAAAGGAAATATTTTGGTTTGGGAATGGAGAAAAGATAAATAGCGATTAAAACCTGGGAAAAATCATGTTTAAAAAAAGCATATTTTATTTAACGTTTTTTGTTGTTTTAAGTTTATTTTTTATATTTGGAGAAAAAATATTTGCAAAAGGCCCGCATACTAATGAGTCCACATATACCGGAACAGAATTAGCCGGTGTATGCGCGGCATGCCATGTGCCTCACAAGGCGGTGGGGGACAGGTTATGGCCGGTGGGTTTAACAGATACAACAGGCAAAACAACTATTCAGAACTTATGCACATATTGCCATTGGCAGACAGAGCTCGATGCTGACCAGGATAGTACGGGTACTTTTTATCTGGGAAAATATCAAGCCCACATTTTAGGCCGGGCGCATGGCAGACACGGTATAGCTTATAAAGATTCTACAGGTGCGTATGAAAGTCCGATAATAAGACGTTACGGCCCGGGGCATTTATACCGCAGCAGTACAATTACAAGGGATGGAGATGCCGTTATGGGATATGAGAGCCTGGGATATCCCGATTTCGAATCAATCGCGGTTTATGCTGATCCTGATACTACGAACAATGATAGTGTATCGGTATTGCCTCGTCTGTCCTGTACGTCCTGCCATGACCCGCACGCTGAATACCTTGCCGGAAATTACAGAGACAGACAGGGAGCGCAGGAAACTTATGAGTCCGCGGCTGATAATTACATCTTGAATATTGTCGGAGATTATGAACCGCTTTCTACGACTTATTATTCTGCGAGTGTATTTGGCAGGACGAGATCGGTGTGCATAGCCTGCCATGGGACATCCGGGAGGCCGTCAGGAACAGTAATAGACGGGTTAACCCCTCCTCTTCCTCCTCCCTCAATGGGAGACCATAGATTAGGTTCAATATCGAAATGTACGGGAT containing:
- a CDS encoding 6-bladed beta-propeller, which gives rise to MAELNRILVLAGVIIFSSLAYSQETTTVLDTTIRKLDTAKAEPSLPVKCTQVINIGYRIGGLAVDSKGNYYVNGGRGINAVTIFNPMGEKTGDFILQDAQIPPPSENQSSIRGIDIDLNENIYLCNAGYKTVEKFTKIGDFLKKISLPVSPKPEWNYALGGVVVDEEGTIYVAAYTKIIYIFDKEGNFLRQWVKSDKEKDQYGYVRALAIDRYKTSKLKRIYVGDDYTNRVYVFTKKERKLLFSLGSRGSSPGEMLDITDLDVDSDGNIFVLDRGMGYCSVFNNEGKFLFRFGQGDKSGEKNLAFPLGIFIDQKNKIHISNTEKGNILVWEWRKDK